The Hymenobacter sp. 5317J-9 genome has a window encoding:
- a CDS encoding DUF1800 domain-containing protein, whose amino-acid sequence MNSAQQLQHLYWRAGFGPRPQDVAGGLSPRKALRQLLHDSEKYEPLVGPGLNYTDPQGMVMTDPASTKTNPVPNSMVTTPDQPAAPGAPAAPVAPLRPRAAFKGGTIAAGVPRLRRAELTPQQRKMQNEGIRDAFNNMSTAWMDRMATSPAQLREKMVLFWHGHFACRVRQPGAALSLHNAMREHALGKFPDLLLAVSQEPAMLQFLNNQQNRKEHPNENFAREVMELFTLGRGNYTENDVKEAARAFTGWGYDYQSRFKFREREHDAGPKTFLGKTGNLTGEDVLTHILTQPAAATFLVTKIYRFFVNDVPNPAHIEPLARDFRKSGYDIADLMERLFSADWFYDPANVGTHIKSPVELLAGIRRTLNVKIDNEQPLLGYQRALGQTLFQPPNVAGWPGGRNWIDSSSLLLRLQLPAILFKNAEFAVALKQDENDIAPNLTKAERTVRPGAGAHLPLAPLQQLLGATPVPQQPEKLSQFLLQTPIRPENLQLVQQAAQQKEPAEALRTTLVTLLSLPEYQLA is encoded by the coding sequence ATGAACAGCGCCCAGCAACTTCAGCACCTGTACTGGCGCGCCGGCTTCGGCCCGCGCCCGCAAGACGTGGCCGGTGGCCTCAGCCCGCGCAAAGCCTTACGCCAGCTGCTGCACGATTCGGAAAAATACGAGCCCTTGGTGGGCCCGGGCCTGAACTACACCGACCCGCAGGGCATGGTGATGACGGACCCGGCCTCGACCAAAACCAACCCCGTGCCCAACAGCATGGTGACCACGCCCGACCAGCCGGCCGCCCCCGGCGCGCCCGCGGCCCCGGTGGCGCCGCTGCGCCCGCGGGCGGCGTTTAAGGGAGGCACCATTGCGGCGGGCGTGCCGCGCCTGCGCCGGGCCGAGCTTACCCCGCAGCAGCGCAAAATGCAGAACGAGGGCATCCGCGACGCGTTCAACAACATGAGCACGGCCTGGATGGACCGCATGGCCACGTCGCCGGCGCAGCTGCGCGAGAAGATGGTGCTGTTCTGGCACGGGCACTTTGCCTGCCGCGTGCGCCAGCCCGGCGCCGCCCTCAGCCTGCACAACGCCATGCGTGAGCACGCGCTGGGCAAATTCCCGGACCTGCTGCTGGCCGTGAGCCAAGAGCCGGCCATGCTGCAGTTCCTCAACAACCAGCAAAACCGCAAGGAGCACCCCAACGAAAACTTCGCCCGCGAGGTGATGGAGCTTTTCACGCTGGGTCGCGGCAACTACACAGAGAATGATGTGAAGGAAGCCGCCCGCGCCTTCACGGGCTGGGGCTACGACTACCAGTCCCGCTTCAAGTTTCGGGAGCGGGAGCACGACGCCGGGCCCAAAACCTTCTTGGGCAAAACCGGCAACCTGACCGGCGAAGACGTGCTGACGCACATCCTGACGCAGCCGGCGGCGGCCACGTTTCTGGTCACGAAAATCTACCGCTTCTTCGTGAACGACGTGCCCAACCCGGCCCACATCGAGCCGCTGGCCCGGGACTTTCGCAAAAGCGGCTACGACATTGCCGACCTGATGGAGCGCCTGTTTTCGGCCGACTGGTTTTACGACCCGGCCAACGTGGGCACGCACATCAAGAGCCCGGTGGAGCTGCTGGCCGGCATCCGGCGCACGCTCAACGTGAAGATTGACAACGAGCAGCCGCTGTTGGGCTACCAGCGGGCCTTGGGCCAAACACTGTTTCAGCCGCCGAACGTGGCCGGCTGGCCCGGCGGCCGCAACTGGATAGATTCGTCGTCGCTGCTGCTGCGCCTGCAGCTGCCGGCCATTTTGTTCAAAAACGCGGAGTTTGCGGTGGCCCTCAAGCAAGACGAAAACGACATTGCACCCAATCTCACCAAGGCCGAGCGCACCGTGCGGCCCGGCGCTGGCGCCCACCTGCCGCTGGCCCCGCTGCAACAGCTGCTGGGCGCCACGCCCGTGCCGCAGCAGCCCGAAAAGCTCAGCCAGTTTCTGCTCCAAACGCCCATCCGGCCCGAAAACCTGCAGCTGGTGCAGCAGGCCGCTCAGCAAAAAGAGCCCGCCGAAGCCCTGCGCACCACGCTGGTGACGCTGCTGAGCTTACCCGAATATCAGTTGGCGTAA
- a CDS encoding lamin tail domain-containing protein, whose product MKAILLVIFFFPLWASAQLHDDFADGNFTANPTWSGDAGSFQVVGQQLQSNAAAAGQAALSTPSQANTGTVWEFWANLKFGTSSANFADVWLMATQADLKNANNTGYFVRLGGTADEVSLFRKDSTRSAVLVIDGADGTLASTTSNLVRVRVTRTTANRWTLERDLTGGRTFVAEAAQPIDATYQRSSYLGVALTYTVSNIRSFAFDDFAVTDATPPLLTRATPVDARQLDVVFNEAMDAATATNPANYRLQSGAVPTAARFFTAANTQAVRLTFGADFATSNVLEARNVADLYGNVAAGPLTAAFAGPPATPQVGDLIISEIFADETPQVGLPLSEYIEIYNRSATKVISLSGVKLGKPTSTTAFAVFADTAKLLPGQYAVVCGSTRVSQFTQPGVKVYGPTNFPSLSNGGDQLVLRARDGRTLFEVTYSDTWYRDPKKKDGGWSLEMIDTNSFCGGAENWMASTDPLGGTPGKANAVRAARPDATAPTLLRAVALNATTVRVYFSEKLDSVSAAIAGRYALASGPTVVKASPVAPDFRQVDLTLGTALQPSRPTTLTVQMATDCVGNTSGPLQSATLALPEAAVSGDVVINELLFNPRTGGVRFVELLNRSNKFINLQGWQIGNQKPDGSVDADVLSPGPLVLAPGQLLAFSTSSSNLLTYYPISSDANNLVQLSGFPTFPDESTALLFNSVGIEIDRLAYSKNLHLSLLSSQEGVSLERIRAAGLSNGSNFHSAASAVGYATPGRANSQAQDTPGGNQELTVTPEVFTPDDDGQQDFATLNYQLDQPGYAATVTVYDALGRLTRRLVRNETLPTAGFLQWDGVDDRGHKAAVGYYILLVELFRSSSGEKREYKKTVVLGARF is encoded by the coding sequence ATGAAGGCAATTCTACTGGTAATCTTCTTCTTTCCACTGTGGGCGTCGGCGCAGCTGCATGACGACTTCGCCGACGGCAACTTCACCGCCAACCCCACCTGGAGCGGCGATGCGGGCAGCTTTCAGGTGGTGGGCCAGCAGCTGCAAAGCAACGCGGCCGCGGCCGGGCAGGCGGCGCTCAGCACGCCCAGCCAGGCCAATACCGGTACGGTGTGGGAATTCTGGGCGAATCTGAAGTTCGGCACCAGCTCGGCCAACTTCGCCGATGTGTGGCTCATGGCCACGCAGGCCGACCTCAAAAACGCCAACAACACCGGCTACTTCGTGCGCCTGGGCGGCACCGCCGACGAGGTGAGCCTGTTTCGCAAAGACTCGACCCGCAGCGCGGTGCTTGTCATCGACGGAGCCGACGGGACGCTGGCCAGCACCACCAGCAACCTGGTGCGCGTGCGCGTGACCCGCACCACCGCCAACCGCTGGACCCTGGAGCGCGACCTCACCGGCGGCCGCACCTTCGTGGCCGAAGCCGCCCAGCCCATCGATGCCACGTACCAGCGCAGCTCCTACCTCGGCGTGGCGCTCACCTACACCGTCTCCAACATTCGCAGCTTCGCCTTCGACGACTTTGCCGTGACCGATGCCACGCCGCCGCTGCTGACGCGCGCCACCCCCGTCGATGCGCGCCAGCTCGACGTGGTGTTCAACGAAGCCATGGACGCGGCCACGGCCACCAACCCAGCCAACTACCGCCTGCAAAGCGGGGCCGTGCCTACGGCGGCGCGGTTTTTCACCGCCGCCAACACCCAAGCCGTACGCCTCACCTTCGGCGCCGACTTTGCCACCAGCAACGTGCTGGAAGCCCGCAACGTGGCCGACCTCTACGGCAACGTGGCCGCCGGGCCGCTCACGGCTGCCTTTGCCGGGCCGCCTGCAACGCCGCAGGTAGGCGACCTAATTATCAGCGAGATTTTTGCCGACGAGACGCCGCAGGTGGGTTTGCCGCTGTCGGAATACATCGAGATTTACAACCGCAGCGCCACCAAAGTCATCAGCCTGAGCGGGGTGAAGCTGGGCAAGCCCACGAGCACCACGGCCTTCGCCGTGTTTGCCGATACGGCCAAACTGCTGCCCGGCCAGTACGCGGTGGTGTGCGGTAGCACGCGCGTGAGCCAGTTTACGCAGCCCGGCGTGAAGGTGTACGGGCCCACCAACTTCCCCTCCCTCAGCAACGGCGGCGACCAGTTGGTGTTGCGCGCGCGCGACGGCCGCACGCTCTTTGAAGTCACCTATTCCGACACCTGGTACCGCGACCCCAAGAAGAAGGACGGCGGCTGGAGCCTGGAGATGATAGATACCAACAGTTTTTGTGGCGGCGCCGAGAACTGGATGGCCAGCACCGACCCGCTGGGCGGCACGCCGGGCAAGGCAAACGCGGTGCGCGCCGCGCGCCCCGACGCCACGGCCCCCACCCTGCTGCGCGCCGTGGCCCTGAATGCCACCACCGTGCGGGTGTACTTTTCGGAAAAGCTGGACAGCGTGTCGGCGGCCATTGCCGGCCGCTACGCGCTGGCTTCGGGCCCGACCGTAGTGAAAGCCTCGCCAGTAGCGCCCGACTTTCGGCAGGTCGACCTCACGCTGGGCACGGCCCTGCAGCCTAGCCGCCCCACCACCCTCACGGTGCAAATGGCCACCGACTGCGTGGGCAATACCAGCGGCCCGCTGCAATCGGCCACGCTGGCCCTGCCCGAAGCGGCCGTGAGCGGCGACGTGGTGATAAACGAGCTGCTGTTTAACCCGCGCACCGGCGGCGTGCGCTTTGTAGAACTGCTGAACCGGAGCAACAAATTCATCAACCTGCAGGGCTGGCAAATCGGCAACCAGAAGCCCGACGGCAGCGTGGACGCCGACGTACTGAGCCCCGGGCCGCTGGTGCTGGCGCCGGGCCAGCTGCTGGCCTTCAGCACGAGCAGCAGCAACCTGCTGACTTATTACCCCATTTCCAGCGACGCGAACAACCTGGTGCAGCTGAGCGGGTTTCCCACGTTTCCAGACGAAAGCACAGCGTTGCTGTTCAACTCGGTGGGCATTGAGATTGACCGGCTGGCCTACAGCAAAAACCTGCACCTGAGCCTGCTTTCCTCGCAGGAAGGGGTGTCGTTGGAACGCATTCGGGCGGCGGGACTTAGCAATGGCAGCAACTTCCACTCGGCGGCCAGCGCGGTGGGCTACGCCACGCCCGGCCGCGCCAACTCGCAGGCCCAGGACACGCCCGGCGGCAACCAGGAGCTGACCGTGACGCCCGAAGTTTTCACACCCGACGACGACGGCCAGCAAGATTTCGCCACCCTCAACTACCAGCTCGACCAGCCCGGCTACGCCGCCACCGTGACGGTGTACGACGCCCTGGGCCGCCTCACGCGCCGCCTCGTGCGCAACGAAACCCTGCCCACCGCCGGCTTCCTGCAGTGGGATGGCGTGGACGACCGCGGCCACAAAGCCGCCGTGGGCTACTACATTCTGCTGGTGGAGCTGTTCCGGTCCAGCAGCGGCGAGAAGCGCGAGTATAAGAAGACGGTGGTACTGGGCGCGCGGTTTTAG